Proteins encoded in a region of the Podarcis muralis chromosome 6, rPodMur119.hap1.1, whole genome shotgun sequence genome:
- the LOC114596697 gene encoding mannose-binding protein-like, translating to MYLRIFIALMLGTSPALATDSETNTCTVMACGNPGIPGLPGRDGRDGPKGEKGDQGVQVRGQQGFPGKAGPPGLPGIAGPPGQKGQKGEMAAITSTQQQLTALEKKIQTLQADLTKYKKIVMLQQVKVGEKFFVSTGQELTYSNGKRLCENGGAALATPKNAAENAALAEIVKRNSKIVFLGINDIQTEGRFVYVNGAPLSYTNWKQGEPNNSGNKEDCVTIVEDGQWNDLDCERKTLTVCEL from the exons ATGTATCTTCGAATTTTCATCGCCCTGATGCTGGGAACATCGCCGGCATTGGCCACTGATTCTGAAACAAACACTTGCACAGTAATGGCATGTGGCAACCCAGGAATCCCCGGTTTACCGGGAAGAGATGGGAGAGATGGTCCCAAAGGAGAGAAGGGAGACCAAG GAGTCCAAGTGAGGGGCCAACAGGGTTTTCCTGGGAAGGCAGGGCCTCCTGGATTGCCTGGAATTGCAGGGCCCCCAGGCCAgaaaggacaaaagggagaaatggcaG CCATTACTTCTACTCAACAACAATTAACTGCTTTGGAAaagaaaatccaaactcttcaagcTGACCTTACCAAGTATAAAAAGA TTGTGATGTTGCAGCAGGTGAAAGTCGGagagaaattttttgtttcaactGGTCAAGAACTAACTTACTCCAATGGAAAAAGACTGTGTGAAAATGGAGGTGCAGCTCTTGCCACCCCGAAGAACGCAGCAGAAAATGCAGCCTTGGCGGAAATAGTAAAGAGGAATTCGAAGATTGTTTTTCTCGGTATCAACGATATCCAAACTGAAGGGAGATTCGTGTATGTAAATGGGGCACCCCTAAGTTACACAAATTGGAAACAAGGAGAGCCCAATAACTCTGGTAATAAAGAGGACTGTGTTACAATAGTTGAGGATGGACAGTGGAACGATTTGGATTGTGAACGGAAAACACTGACTGTTTGTGAACTGTaa